The following proteins are encoded in a genomic region of Prosthecobacter sp. SYSU 5D2:
- a CDS encoding sigma-70 family RNA polymerase sigma factor has translation MDAPPNPTEAMILLLTQHQDRLFRYLFSLLANEADARDALQETSLALFRKFDQYDPTRPFLPWAYRFAYLQAQKHREKNARSPLLFSEDVMDLLASERSHIEPQLDERLHALDTCLAKLTPKDQELVTSRYALRQSAEEMMERFSLSRRTLFRNLELLRQRLHECVTRQLETEGLA, from the coding sequence ATGGACGCCCCGCCTAACCCCACGGAAGCAATGATCCTGCTGCTGACCCAGCACCAGGACCGGCTGTTCCGTTATCTGTTCTCGCTGCTGGCGAATGAGGCGGATGCACGGGATGCACTGCAGGAGACGAGCCTGGCGCTGTTTCGCAAATTCGACCAGTATGATCCCACACGGCCGTTTTTGCCATGGGCGTACCGGTTTGCCTATCTGCAAGCGCAGAAGCACCGGGAAAAAAATGCGCGGTCGCCGCTGCTATTCAGCGAGGATGTGATGGACCTGCTGGCCAGTGAGCGCAGCCACATCGAGCCACAGCTTGACGAGCGCCTCCACGCGCTGGACACCTGCCTGGCCAAACTGACGCCGAAGGACCAGGAACTGGTGACCAGCCGCTATGCGCTGCGCCAGAGCGCGGAGGAAATGATGGAGCGCTTTTCCCTGAGCCGCCGCACGCTCTTTCGCAATCTGGAGCTGCTGCGCCAGCGCCTGCATGAATGTGTGACGCGCCAGCTTGAAACGGAGGGCCTGGCATGA
- a CDS encoding LamG-like jellyroll fold domain-containing protein — protein sequence MKLESLIHARLEGEITPEQQEQLEALLREDWQARRLYLELADQHARLLQQPQVATGRLPQKATVKRGAWRWKSLLPALATAAVITLAFSLWPRDEAMPEATSNGVAMVSQTLDAEFAQSPLRSGDTLTPGTITLSKGLAQIEFFSGATALVEGAAEIEVISAWEARCISGRVRVHVPPAAKGFLMHAPGMKLEDLGTEFALNVADGSSAVHVFEGEVIAHTGQAPASLTEGMTLGSTQKEFLRINELQGLVKDRQTLRYTGWQAWSLKLREDPRLIAYYTFKHWPDDRWDRMVNNMARPLQKQRHGGAVGARWTKGRWPEKEALEFKRPGDRVRMNLDGSYKALTLACWVKVDSVDKKYNSLLLTDGYDNGEPHWQIYEDGSLMFSIMYRPDNDSKGGKYNQMYYSKPVFTADSLGRWHHLALTYDNQSGEVIQYFDGQEVSREVSALHQPGREIAFGPCEIGNWGLPTAGHQFPIRNLNGAIDEFAIFSTVLAEDEVKRMFEAGRVE from the coding sequence ATGAAACTGGAATCCCTGATCCACGCCCGCCTGGAGGGTGAAATCACCCCGGAGCAGCAGGAGCAGTTGGAGGCGCTTTTGCGGGAGGACTGGCAGGCGCGGCGGCTTTACCTGGAGCTGGCGGACCAGCACGCCCGCCTGCTCCAGCAGCCGCAGGTGGCCACGGGCAGGCTGCCGCAGAAAGCCACGGTGAAGCGGGGGGCATGGCGCTGGAAAAGTCTGTTACCGGCCCTCGCCACGGCGGCGGTCATTACGCTGGCTTTCAGCCTGTGGCCGCGAGATGAGGCGATGCCGGAAGCAACCTCCAATGGTGTGGCCATGGTCAGCCAGACACTGGATGCGGAGTTTGCCCAAAGCCCGTTGCGCAGCGGCGATACCCTGACGCCGGGCACGATCACACTGAGCAAGGGGCTGGCGCAGATCGAGTTCTTCAGCGGAGCCACGGCGCTGGTGGAAGGCGCGGCGGAGATCGAGGTCATTTCCGCCTGGGAGGCGCGCTGCATCAGCGGGCGTGTGCGGGTGCATGTGCCCCCGGCGGCGAAGGGTTTTCTCATGCATGCGCCCGGCATGAAGCTGGAGGATCTGGGCACGGAATTTGCCCTCAATGTGGCGGACGGCAGCAGCGCCGTGCATGTCTTTGAGGGCGAGGTCATTGCCCACACCGGCCAAGCCCCGGCCAGCCTGACCGAAGGCATGACTCTGGGCAGCACCCAGAAGGAATTTCTCCGCATCAACGAGCTTCAAGGACTGGTCAAAGACCGCCAAACTCTTCGTTATACCGGCTGGCAGGCCTGGTCCCTGAAGCTGCGGGAAGATCCGCGTCTCATCGCTTACTATACCTTCAAGCACTGGCCCGATGACCGTTGGGACCGCATGGTAAACAACATGGCCCGACCTCTGCAAAAACAGCGCCATGGCGGGGCGGTGGGTGCCCGCTGGACGAAGGGCCGCTGGCCGGAAAAGGAGGCGCTGGAATTCAAACGTCCCGGTGACCGCGTGCGCATGAACCTGGACGGCAGCTACAAAGCGCTCACGCTCGCCTGCTGGGTCAAGGTGGACAGCGTGGACAAAAAGTACAACTCCCTGCTGCTCACCGACGGCTACGACAACGGCGAGCCGCACTGGCAGATCTATGAAGACGGCAGCCTGATGTTTTCCATCATGTACCGCCCGGACAACGATTCAAAAGGCGGCAAGTATAACCAGATGTATTACTCCAAACCTGTCTTCACAGCCGACAGCCTGGGCCGCTGGCATCACCTGGCCTTGACCTATGACAACCAGTCCGGCGAGGTCATCCAGTACTTCGACGGCCAGGAGGTCAGCCGTGAAGTCTCCGCCCTGCACCAGCCCGGCCGCGAGATCGCCTTCGGCCCCTGCGAAATTGGTAACTGGGGTCTCCCCACCGCCGGCCATCAGTTCCCCATCCGCAATCTCAACGGTGCCATTGATGAATTTGCCATCTTCAGCACCGTGCTGGCGGAAGATGAGGTGAAGAGGATGTTTGAGGCGGGGAGGGTGGAATGA